The sequence CAGAGATGCAGGAAGATGCAGCGGCTGGGTGTGTGTGCTCAGGCCTCTTGGCTCCCATCCTGCCTCTCATCGGCTAGTCTTGTGTTTGTTAAGGAGTATGTTCGGGTTGGATTCCTGAACCTGCAAACCAAGGGGTTTGTCAATCCCCTACCTTCACACGGCACACACTCCCTCACTGCCCTCCACTAGCTTCAGCAGCTACCCCACCAGGCTTCCCGGGGAAGTCCTTCATATATCAGACTCTAGCTGCCTAGTATCCTCTCCCAGCTTGGGAGCCCAGGCTGTGGACATTCACAAGGCTCTGGATCATTCTAGCTCAGTCAGGTGCAGTGGGAAGCAGAGAAAGTAACTAAGTCTTGTGGGTGTGTGCCTTTTTCTCCCTAGAAGCTTCCTCCCTCCGGAGGAGTCTGTTCTGATGCACTCTAGCGagaacccagggatcccctgcccacCGTGGGCCTACGTATCTGCCACCGGGCAGAAACTGAGCTGGCTCCAGCCATCCTAAGAAGGGGTAGGTTTGAGGGCAAAAGAGACTTAAGTGACTCAGTGGGAGGAGCCTGATGGGTGGGGGCAGAGCCTCTCGGAGGAGTAGGAAAGGGTGGAACCTAACCGGATCAGCGGTGGCTGCTGCAGTGCGTGGGAGGCCACGCAGGGGATCAGATCTCTGATTAGACAGAAAGTTTGACTAATGGGGCAGAGGctaggctgggctgggggagggggccgggcgaGCACTTAttgggtgggagggggaagcTGCATGCACCTTTTCCCTATTGATGAGCGCAGTGATCAAGTCTTGCTGGCAGGTCATGTCGCGGATGTCCAGGGAGGACCCGCTCTCCACCGACGCGTTCAATGACAAGTGCTTGTGCAtcagctcctcctcctgctcctggttGAAGCGGATGGAGCGTACCTCCTCCACTATCCTGGGGGCGGAGGGGTGAGTACTTTCTAAGGGCTGGGGgagcatggggggggggagcGGAAGAGTGGGCTGCCCTCCCACCTCGTCCCTGGCATCCACCCCGCTTCGCCCTCCCCCTTCACTCTATGGAGATCCAGGCCAGGCTGTGAGCTCCTGTGAGATGGAAGGAACAGGATGATCTGGATTCCCGCTCCTCCACCCACGGACCCCCAGCAAGTCATTTaaacctctctgggccccagggtCCACATTATAAAAATGGTGAGGGCGTGAAGCCAGAAGAATCTGAGGCTCCGCTCAGCCGGGACTCACGGGACTCGGGGTACCCCCAGTACCCGCCCTACGTGTTGAGCTCATCTCGAATCTCCTTGTACTGCATCAAGTTCTCCTGTATTGCCTCGAGCACCAAACAAAAGTTGTCACAGGTGTTTTCTGAGAGGTTAGATAGGTTGCCCCCCGAAAATGGCTCCAGAGGGAGGCCAGACATCTCCAAACGGGCGACCACACAGTGTACCAGTGGCAACTCGTTTCTTCCATcctccacctccctgcctctctgggaagaaggaaatggggaggagacagagagctcagctgccacccctcccccagctccttccTGCTTGGCTTGCGGGGAGGATGAGTCTCTTAGGACACCAAGGTTCTAAAGCCCCTCATCTCAGCTCCAATCTTAGCACCCCCTACCCTGCTGTGGGTCCAATCTTAGCACCCCCTACCCTGCTGTGGGAGCTCAACTTCAAATGCAtaagcccctcccccacctctgaaAATTCTCACTCCTTTTCAAAACTTAGGGCCCAGTTTCACTCCTGATAAATCCTACCCAGCAAACTTCTAAAGCCTGGCCAACTCTCAAGTCATAGCCCACAGTCTATAGACACTTTGGAAAGTACTCCACCCTCCACTCCCACCAACCTTTTGGAAGTTCCACCCTTGAATGAATAACCCTGTAACTAACATTTAATGAATTCTACATGTGTGCCAACTACTGCTCATTCATCCATGTAATTCTCATAATAGTCCTATGGGGGAAGTatgattattattcccattttacagaggaagaaatcaaGGCTTAGGTTGGTTACCTGCCCTAAGGTCACCTCACCACTCAGTTTTGTGTTGCCACAGAAACAAGACATCTAAGAAATCCACACCCTTCAGATGGCACTCAAGGTAGGGGATGGTGCCCCCAGGTCTCAGGCTTGACTTTCTCCAGGCCCTTGAGTGTGCAAGCGTGcctgtgcacgtgtgtgcgtgcgagcacacacacacacacacacacacacacacacacacacacacgggtgcGCTCTAGTCAGCACTCTTACGTTcaccctctcttcccttctgccctccccatcccactCACCTCATTGAAGTTTATTTGACACAATTTCCCGTGCTCTCCTGCCTTCATCATTTGCTCCAGATTCGTGGTCACCACAACGACCAATAAGTTGATGCCAATGAAGGCACCGATGGTGATGAAGGTGGCAAAGTAGATGGCGCCCCCAATCTCCATTGCATACTCTCTTGTCTCTATCCTGGAGATGGCAGGCAGGGGCCCCATCACCTCCCTGGActtttgagtctcagtttccccatctatgaaatggggtCATTATTTCAAGGCCTACTGGGACTTCTGCTACCTCACTGCTGTTGGGCAGATCTAATGCCTGCTCTGACCGTCTAAGTAGCTGCtctttgctgagcacctgctgtactGCCAGAGACAGGCATGGGCCTCAAGCCAGCCCTCTAAGGTGGGGATTTATACATCAGCATTATCAAGTTTAATCTATTGGCCATACtctatgtttttcttattatcaTCAAAAGTAATTCAAGCTCATTATAGAAGGATCAGAAGGAAGATATATAGGAAAAAAGCTTATCCatttttaacactttattatGAATCTcccctaaaatattttcctaggTAATaaggtctttctctctttctctttccatacacacaacacacacatatatatgtgtatatatatattctgtgccaggctctctgctaagAGATTTGTACAGCTTTTCTCTATTGATTCTCATAGCAACTCAGACATAGTTAATTATTGTAATCCCCAAGTGGCCGGTGAACAAGCTGAGGCTTGGAAGAGAGAcgaagtaacttgtccaaggttgcATGGCTAGTGTCATGGAGCAAAGACTCAAAAGCCCAGTCTCCAGTCTACCTTTATTGCACACCCTATGATTTTTCTACTACCTATATCATAATGGGCAATGCCTACAAAAGCCCTTTGCCAACTGTGCTTCTACTCTCacaagtgataaaaagaaatcagtcCTGGGGACCCATTCCCTGGAGTGGACTGGACACAAATAGGGTTTAGATGTaatggaaaagaagtaaagaacaGAATCTGGTGACCATCTGTGACCAAAAATGACCTTGGGCAGCAAGTCTAAAAGTGAATGAAATGAGACTCTAAGTTCCCAGGAGTCCAGGCAATGGGCTTGAATGTGGGCTGGGAGGCTGTCCTGAAGCCTCAGATCTGCTTTCTTGCTCAACTACACAGTTGTTGAGCTTGACAGGGGAAAATATTCATGAGCAGGTCTGCCTTAGGATTTCGTAGGGGTGAATTTCAAGGGGGACAAGGCTTCAAGCTGACCACGACCAGTCCCAGGGGTCTCCTTTTCACCAGTTTGGAGCCCCAGGCAGCCCCCTCCTGCTGGGCCATTCTGTTTCCAAGCCCCGGAGCCCTAcccccactgccctgccctgctTGGGGGAGGGGATGTGGGAGACACCCCTAAGGCACTTACTGAAAGTCATTGTAGATGTCCACCCAACCATCCTGAGTGATGCAGATGAAGAGGGTATACAGGGCAACCTGCATGTTCTGGAAGTGCATGGGCAGAA comes from Canis lupus familiaris isolate Mischka breed German Shepherd chromosome 2, alternate assembly UU_Cfam_GSD_1.0, whole genome shotgun sequence and encodes:
- the CATSPER4 gene encoding cation channel sperm-associated protein 4 isoform X1, which produces MIDSQKKWWQQWTDTNVKPFNIMRATHEPYAWPEEQVLINRQDIMSTKDAWDIQEFITRMYVKQLLRHPAFQFLLALLLVVNAITIALRTNSFLGQKHYELFSTIDDIVLTILICEVLLGWLNGFWIFWKDGWNILNFLIIFILLLGFFINELNVIAITYTLRALRLVHVCMAVEPLARIIRVILQSVPDMANIMTLILFFMLVFSVFGVTLFGAFLPMHFQNMQVALYTLFICITQDGWVDIYNDFQIETREYAMEIGGAIYFATFITIGAFIGINLLVVVVTTNLEQMMKAGEHGKLCQINFNERGREVEDGRNELPLVHCVVARLEMSGLPLEPFSGGNLSNLSENTCDNFCLVLEAIQENLMQYKEIRDELNTIVEEVRSIRFNQEQEEELMHKHLSLNASVESGSSLDIRDMTCQQDLITALINREKVQESNPNILLNKHKTSR